A stretch of Candidatus Sphingomonas phytovorans DNA encodes these proteins:
- a CDS encoding folate-binding protein has translation MSETTPHATMLANRALIRIAGEDVRGFLQGLVTQDVVTLEASAPRWSGLLTPQGKALFDFLLWPDGDAVLIDCEADAADALARRLMIYRLRRPITIERVAGAVHWSIDGDRGVADPRLAELGRRWLGAPGEAATGWTAHRLSLGVTEGLAELGSDKTLWLEANARELNGVSFAKGCYVGQENTARMHHRAKVNRRLVVAPIAEPGDRTRATYLELGLMVELRRIEALGDASVPAWLQAALLS, from the coding sequence ATGAGCGAAACTACCCCGCATGCCACGATGCTCGCCAATCGAGCGCTGATCCGTATCGCCGGCGAGGATGTCCGTGGCTTCCTGCAAGGCCTAGTGACTCAGGACGTCGTGACGCTTGAAGCATCGGCGCCGCGCTGGTCGGGCCTGCTGACGCCGCAAGGCAAGGCGCTGTTCGATTTCCTGCTCTGGCCCGATGGCGATGCCGTGCTGATCGATTGCGAAGCGGATGCCGCCGACGCGCTTGCCCGGCGCCTGATGATCTATCGCCTGCGCCGTCCGATCACGATCGAACGCGTCGCGGGCGCGGTGCACTGGTCGATCGACGGCGACCGGGGCGTGGCCGACCCGCGCCTTGCCGAACTCGGCCGGCGCTGGCTCGGCGCGCCCGGCGAGGCCGCGACTGGATGGACAGCGCATCGCCTGTCTCTCGGCGTCACCGAGGGCCTTGCCGAGCTCGGATCGGACAAGACCCTGTGGCTCGAGGCGAATGCCCGCGAGCTGAACGGCGTGAGCTTCGCCAAGGGCTGTTATGTCGGCCAGGAGAATACCGCGCGGATGCATCACCGCGCCAAGGTCAATCGCCGTCTGGTGGTCGCGCCGATCGCGGAACCGGGCGACCGTACGCGTGCGACCTATCTCGAACTCGGGCTGATGGTCGAATTGCGTCGGATCGAGGCACTGGGCGACGCGAGCGTGCCGGCCTGGTTGCAGGCAGCGCTGCTTTCATGA
- a CDS encoding DUF1993 domain-containing protein — protein sequence MTFSLHAATIPSQLQMLGTVAGLIGKAEAFCTERGLAPDDIIQARLAEDMLPFAYQVKSTAVHSLGAIEGVRRGSFSPDLSTPPGDFAGLTARISETIAALRAIDPGEVDGFIGRDMRFSAGERQVDFTAEEFLLSFSQPNFYFHTATAYDILRWKGVPLTKRDFMGRPRTKA from the coding sequence ATGACCTTCTCGCTCCACGCCGCCACCATTCCTTCGCAACTGCAAATGCTTGGCACCGTGGCCGGCCTGATCGGCAAGGCCGAAGCCTTTTGCACCGAACGGGGCCTCGCCCCCGACGACATCATCCAGGCGCGCCTCGCCGAGGATATGCTGCCTTTCGCCTATCAGGTGAAATCGACCGCCGTGCATTCGCTCGGTGCGATCGAAGGCGTTCGCCGGGGCAGCTTCTCGCCCGACCTGTCGACGCCGCCGGGAGATTTCGCGGGGCTTACCGCCCGGATTTCGGAAACGATCGCTGCGTTGCGCGCCATCGACCCCGGCGAGGTGGACGGCTTCATCGGCCGCGACATGCGCTTCTCCGCCGGCGAGCGCCAGGTCGACTTCACCGCCGAGGAATTTCTGCTCTCCTTCTCGCAGCCCAATTTCTATTTTCACACCGCGACGGCATACGACATCCTGCGCTGGAAAGGCGTCCCCCTCACCAAGCGCGATTTCATGGGCAGGCCGCGCACAAAGGCATAA